A stretch of DNA from Nitrososphaerota archaeon:
AAACTCTATTGCAAGCCACGTAAAGTGAGGCCAAGATTCCCCTGGAACGTGAACGTTGTTATGTACTCCCACAAAGAGCTAAACTTACATTTGATTATTTATCTTTTTCAAAGAAGCGATGATTTAGAATTACGAATTATGGCAACAACATCCTCGCGATTTTCCCTTCTTTCATAGTATCCTCGATATGCTGTTGAGGTCATTGTTGCGTCGTTTTTGACTCCTCTCATTTTCATGCAAAAGTGTTCTGCATCTGTTACTACCACTACTCCCTTGACTCCCTGAGCATATAGCTCATCAGCAATATCTTTTGTCATGCGTTCCTGAATTTGGAGGCGTTTTGCATGTTTTTCCACAAGTCGAACTAGCTTGGATACGCCAAAGACTCGGCCATTTGGAAGATACGCAATGCTGATTTTGCCAACGATGGGAAGCATGTGGTGCTCACACATTGAATGGAACTTTATGTCCTTTACTACAACTGCGTCCGAGTCCTCTGAGAACTGGACCGATAGTTGAGAATCTGAATCATAGCCCGAGAAGATTTCCTCATACATATCTGCAATTCTTTCTGGCGTTCCTCGCAGTCCTTCACGTGTTGGATCTTCACCTAATTCTATGATTATCTCGCGGACTAGTTTACGCACTCGCTCTTTGTTCATGGTGCACCTATCAGTTTGTGTAGTTGCGGTACGACTCGTACCTCATTATAGTAAGGATAAACTAAATCGTAAAAGTTCAAAAGTTTCTGCAATGTCGGTTCTGCTATTCCGTATGTCGGTTGTATTATAAAACCCTTAAGATCCCTAGTGCCAACAGTCTTGAAAATTTTCTGCACTAAATCTAAAAATGTTTCCAGTGTTGTTTTTGATGAAACAACAATTTTGATGTAGGTTGGTTTTTTTGCTGCAACTGATTGCCTTAGGCAATCAAGTGCATTTTCTATGAGTGTGGAATAATGTTTTGCATCTACAAATTCTGAGTCTTTGGTTTTGAGCTCAATTTTGATGTAATCAATGAATGGTAGAACCTTGGCAAATTTTTTTGAATCAAAGCATGATGATTCCAAATATGTTGGGATTTTTTTTGACTGGATGAATTTTGCCATTTCTGAGACTGCCTCTGCCTGCACTAGTGGATCGCCTCCTGTGAAATTGACCTTGTAGGTATTATCTGCGAGATTTTTTTCAACTAGTGCACAAGCATCTGAAATTTCGTATTCCTGACCAGAATCCATTGGGAGGGATTCCTTTGTGTCGCAGTAAAAGCAGGTAAATGGGCATCCTGCCAGCCTTACAAAGAGGGTTTTTGTTCCATAAAGAATTCCTTCACCTTCAAGAGATGTGAATATTTCAAAGAGTCTAACTTTCAAGTAGACGATCTAATTACAGTCATTATTTAATTCAGACTAGTTCAGGACAGGCTGCTTTGAATACATGAGGCCTGCCATGAAAAAGATAACGCCCAAGATTCCGATTAGGCCTCCTACAAACTCGATTGTCTCAATCCATTCTATGTTTGTTGGTGCCCACAAAAACGCCATCAATGCGCCCACTATTATCATCGGTACGCCGACGCCAACAGAGATTTGCTTTGATGCCATGCAAATTTGCTTTTCTTCAAAATCTATATGAAGTTTTGTTAGGATCTGTCGGATTTGATATTCTCTGTTTGGACTTATGAGTCATCAAATTCTGCAGAATCTAGGTATTGATAGATTTCATCAATTAGTGCGTTGATTGCTCTGATTATCTTTTTTGAGTCTGCGCCGGTTTCTTTGAGTTTGGCAAGCATAGATTTTGCAGAATCTAACTTGGGCTTGATAGTATCATCAATATGAGGCTCTAATTCAACTAGCTTTGCCTCTAGTCTGGAAATTTCGGCTGAATTTCTTTGTACCTTATTCTGTTCTTTTGCCTTTTGTCGCTCTTGTTTTTGGGACTTTTCTTGTTGTTTTGTATCCGCCTTTAGCGCTTCCGAATCTGGTGTTTCTGATAACTGAGATGTTTCCTGTTTCG
This window harbors:
- the folE gene encoding GTP cyclohydrolase I FolE — protein: MNKERVRKLVREIIIELGEDPTREGLRGTPERIADMYEEIFSGYDSDSQLSVQFSEDSDAVVVKDIKFHSMCEHHMLPIVGKISIAYLPNGRVFGVSKLVRLVEKHAKRLQIQERMTKDIADELYAQGVKGVVVVTDAEHFCMKMRGVKNDATMTSTAYRGYYERRENREDVVAIIRNSKSSLL
- a CDS encoding 7-carboxy-7-deazaguanine synthase QueE; the protein is MKVRLFEIFTSLEGEGILYGTKTLFVRLAGCPFTCFYCDTKESLPMDSGQEYEISDACALVEKNLADNTYKVNFTGGDPLVQAEAVSEMAKFIQSKKIPTYLESSCFDSKKFAKVLPFIDYIKIELKTKDSEFVDAKHYSTLIENALDCLRQSVAAKKPTYIKIVVSSKTTLETFLDLVQKIFKTVGTRDLKGFIIQPTYGIAEPTLQKLLNFYDLVYPYYNEVRVVPQLHKLIGAP